The following coding sequences are from one Bifidobacterium sp. window:
- the tyrS gene encoding tyrosine--tRNA ligase, whose amino-acid sequence MSQVRNFKEAGFDSVLDELEWRGLIAQSTDRQELRKTLEGGSITYYCGFDPTAPSLHIGNLVQLLVMRHLQAAGHRPLALVGGTTGLIGDPRQSGERKLNPKEVVEGWVEQLKTQISRFLDNDGDNAVNFVNNYDWTATMSVIDFLRDVGKNFRVGTMLSKETVAKRLASDEGISFAEFSYQVLQGNDYLHLFDAYACRLQIGGNDQWGNLTSGLDLIRKVRGATVNVMTSPLITDAQGKKFGKSEGGAIWLDPKMLSPYRFYQFWFNQPDDQVIKLLKYFTFLPKARIEELAQSTQDNPGAREAQRVLAWEVTSYVHGEKAAQQAIDASSSLFGRGGDINDIDESTLEGALDGLKVSSIENVKAFAQAKIGDRIVNAAVAAKLFRSVSEARKTIASGGVYVNNKRVEDSDAVLTEDDFLHGRFALLRRGKKALGALKRS is encoded by the coding sequence ATGTCTCAGGTGAGAAATTTCAAGGAAGCCGGGTTTGACTCCGTCCTTGATGAGCTCGAATGGAGAGGACTGATCGCGCAATCTACCGATAGGCAAGAATTGCGTAAGACGCTCGAAGGCGGGTCAATCACCTATTATTGCGGTTTCGACCCTACTGCGCCTTCCTTGCATATTGGTAATCTCGTGCAATTGCTGGTGATGCGTCATCTCCAAGCTGCAGGTCATCGTCCACTGGCTTTAGTGGGTGGTACCACTGGCCTCATCGGTGATCCCCGCCAATCTGGTGAGCGTAAGCTCAACCCTAAAGAGGTAGTTGAGGGCTGGGTTGAGCAGTTGAAAACTCAGATCAGTCGATTCCTTGATAATGACGGCGACAATGCCGTCAATTTCGTCAATAACTATGACTGGACCGCCACCATGTCAGTTATCGACTTTCTACGTGATGTTGGTAAGAACTTCCGCGTTGGCACCATGCTAAGCAAAGAAACAGTTGCCAAACGTCTCGCATCCGATGAAGGTATTTCCTTTGCGGAGTTCAGTTACCAAGTGTTGCAGGGTAATGATTATCTGCATCTTTTCGATGCCTATGCTTGCAGGTTGCAGATTGGCGGCAACGATCAGTGGGGTAATTTAACCTCCGGCCTTGATTTGATTCGTAAGGTACGCGGAGCCACCGTAAATGTGATGACTAGCCCGTTAATCACTGATGCGCAAGGCAAAAAGTTCGGCAAATCAGAGGGCGGTGCTATTTGGCTTGACCCCAAGATGTTGAGTCCATACCGTTTCTACCAATTCTGGTTTAATCAACCAGATGATCAGGTAATCAAACTACTGAAATACTTCACCTTCTTACCCAAAGCGCGGATCGAAGAACTTGCACAATCTACGCAAGATAATCCTGGCGCTCGTGAAGCACAGCGCGTATTGGCTTGGGAAGTTACGAGCTATGTTCATGGGGAGAAGGCCGCTCAACAGGCGATTGATGCGTCATCATCACTGTTTGGACGTGGTGGAGATATCAATGATATTGATGAATCTACACTCGAAGGTGCGTTGGACGGGCTTAAAGTCAGCAGCATAGAGAATGTCAAAGCTTTCGCTCAGGCAAAGATTGGAGATCGCATCGTCAATGCTGCTGTAGCAGCAAAGCTGTTCCGATCTGTATCAGAAGCTCGTAAGACTATCGCTTCAGGTGGAGTGTACGTAAACAATAAGCGGGTGGAAGACAGCGATGCTGTATTGACCGAGGACGATTTTCTACACGGCAGATTCGCGTTGTTGCGACGCGGGAAAAAGGCGCTGGGAGCGCTAAAACGCTCCTGA
- the argH gene encoding argininosuccinate lyase — translation MTGESQHTESRLALWGGRFTSGPSPELAALSKSTQFDWRLADDDIAGSRAHARALGRAGLLNEQELNDMESALDELQRHVDDGSFIPLEADEDEATALERGLLSIAGDELGGKLRAGRSRNDQIAALIRMWLRRHSRIVAALLLKLVTALIQQALAAGNAVMPGRTHMQHAQPVLLAHQLMAHAWPLLRDVQRLVDWDARADASPYGSGALAGNTLGLDPQAVAAELGFSKVTDNSIDGTAARDTVAEFAFIAAMAGVDISRLSEEIIIWNTQEFAFVRLDDSYSTGSSIMPQKKNPDIAELARGKAGRLIGDLTGLLATLKGLPTAYARDLQEDKEAVFDQVDTLEILLPAFTGMVETLSFDHERLAAQAPTGFALATDIAEWLVKQGVPFRHAHELSGACVKLAESRQQELWDLSDADFAEVFKEFLPAEQSAAVRGVLSAQGSANSRNGKGGTAPERVKEQIAAAQTLVTTLTVFADSISDGSAYKHPESLR, via the coding sequence ATGACCGGTGAATCTCAGCACACTGAAAGCCGACTGGCGTTGTGGGGTGGACGCTTTACTTCGGGTCCCTCCCCGGAATTGGCAGCATTGAGCAAGTCGACGCAGTTTGATTGGCGACTGGCGGATGATGATATCGCCGGTTCAAGAGCACATGCGCGCGCTCTTGGTCGTGCGGGACTCCTCAACGAACAAGAACTTAACGACATGGAGTCAGCTCTCGATGAGTTGCAGCGCCATGTTGATGATGGCAGCTTTATACCGTTGGAAGCGGACGAAGACGAAGCAACTGCTTTGGAACGTGGTTTGCTTTCTATCGCTGGTGATGAACTTGGCGGTAAATTGCGCGCTGGTCGCTCACGTAATGATCAAATAGCAGCCTTAATTCGTATGTGGTTACGTCGTCATTCACGAATTGTGGCCGCTTTGTTATTAAAGCTAGTGACAGCGTTAATTCAACAGGCCCTAGCTGCAGGAAATGCTGTGATGCCTGGTCGCACACATATGCAGCATGCTCAGCCAGTGTTGCTTGCACATCAGTTAATGGCTCATGCTTGGCCTCTGTTGCGAGATGTGCAACGTTTGGTTGATTGGGATGCGCGAGCTGATGCTAGCCCCTACGGTTCTGGTGCCCTTGCAGGCAATACGTTGGGGCTTGACCCTCAAGCTGTGGCAGCAGAGCTTGGCTTTTCTAAGGTGACTGATAATTCTATTGACGGCACTGCTGCTAGAGATACAGTCGCTGAGTTCGCTTTTATTGCTGCAATGGCTGGCGTAGATATCTCTCGTCTCAGCGAAGAAATCATCATTTGGAACACTCAGGAGTTCGCTTTTGTGCGTCTTGATGATTCCTATTCCACTGGTTCGTCGATTATGCCTCAAAAGAAGAATCCAGATATTGCAGAGTTAGCTCGTGGTAAGGCTGGGCGTTTGATAGGCGACCTGACCGGACTGCTAGCCACGCTCAAAGGACTTCCTACTGCTTATGCTCGAGATTTGCAAGAAGATAAGGAAGCAGTCTTCGACCAGGTAGATACATTAGAGATACTCCTTCCTGCATTCACTGGTATGGTCGAGACTCTGAGTTTTGACCATGAACGTTTAGCTGCTCAAGCACCAACTGGTTTTGCTTTGGCCACTGATATCGCTGAATGGCTGGTCAAGCAAGGCGTTCCCTTCCGTCACGCGCACGAGCTTTCTGGTGCATGTGTAAAACTTGCAGAAAGTCGCCAGCAAGAACTATGGGATTTGAGCGATGCTGACTTCGCCGAGGTGTTTAAAGAATTTCTTCCTGCTGAGCAATCCGCTGCTGTTAGAGGAGTACTTTCAGCGCAAGGCTCAGCAAACTCACGCAACGGCAAAGGTGGTACTGCGCCCGAACGCGTGAAGGAGCAGATTGCTGCTGCGCAAACGCTAGTAACTACTCTCACCGTTTTTGCTGATTCAATTAGTGATGGCAGTGCTTATAAGCATCCCGAGTCTTTGAGGTAA
- a CDS encoding argininosuccinate synthase, with amino-acid sequence MTNKNRIVLAYSGGLDTSVAIPYLKDQTGKDIVAVSLDVGQGGERLETIKQRALACGAVESYIVDARDEFANEYCMPALQANAMYEGVYPLVSAISRPLITKHLVRAAHQFGADTIAHGCTGKGNDQVRFEVSIMSIDPTLKAISPIRDLGLMRDVEIAYAKEHKLPIEQTEKSPYSIDQNVWGRAIETGYLEDPWNGPTKDVYSYTDDPAFPPVEDEVVIEFKKGIPVKIDGRQVTPLQAIEEMNRRAGAQGIGRIDLIEDRLVGIKSRELYEAPGAIALITAHDELENSCLEREQHRIKRDIDKRWGELVYDAQWYSPAVKSLTAFIKDTQEYVSGEVRMVLHGGRAVVTGRRSNSSLYDYSLATYESGDSFDQKASNGFIEIYGLPSKVAAARDVRFGNAVEVPQGEVK; translated from the coding sequence ATGACCAACAAGAATCGCATCGTGCTGGCGTACTCAGGAGGACTTGATACCTCAGTCGCCATCCCGTATCTCAAGGATCAGACTGGTAAGGACATCGTCGCAGTGTCTCTTGATGTAGGTCAAGGGGGCGAGCGTCTAGAAACCATTAAGCAGCGTGCACTTGCTTGTGGCGCAGTTGAGTCTTATATTGTGGATGCCCGAGACGAGTTTGCTAATGAGTACTGCATGCCTGCGCTGCAAGCAAATGCGATGTACGAAGGCGTGTACCCACTGGTTTCTGCTATTTCAAGGCCACTCATTACCAAGCATTTGGTACGTGCAGCACATCAGTTTGGTGCAGACACTATCGCTCATGGATGCACAGGTAAGGGCAATGATCAGGTGCGTTTTGAGGTGTCGATTATGTCAATCGATCCAACCCTCAAAGCCATTAGCCCAATTCGTGATCTTGGACTTATGCGCGACGTGGAAATTGCTTACGCAAAAGAGCATAAGCTGCCGATTGAGCAGACTGAAAAAAGCCCATACTCTATCGATCAGAATGTTTGGGGACGTGCAATCGAAACAGGCTACTTGGAAGACCCATGGAACGGTCCGACCAAGGATGTCTATTCCTACACAGATGACCCCGCATTCCCTCCTGTCGAGGATGAAGTGGTTATCGAGTTCAAGAAGGGCATCCCCGTCAAGATTGATGGACGCCAGGTAACGCCTTTGCAAGCTATCGAAGAGATGAACCGTCGCGCAGGTGCACAAGGCATCGGCCGTATTGATTTGATTGAAGATCGTCTCGTTGGTATCAAGTCACGTGAACTGTACGAAGCACCTGGTGCAATTGCATTAATCACGGCCCATGATGAACTCGAGAACAGCTGCTTGGAGCGCGAGCAACATCGCATCAAGCGTGATATCGATAAGCGTTGGGGTGAACTTGTTTACGACGCACAGTGGTATTCACCAGCAGTGAAGTCACTGACGGCCTTCATCAAGGACACACAGGAATATGTTTCTGGTGAGGTTCGTATGGTGCTACACGGCGGGCGTGCCGTGGTTACTGGTCGCCGCTCGAATTCCTCTCTGTATGACTACAGTCTGGCAACCTATGAGTCCGGCGATTCCTTTGATCAAAAGGCATCGAACGGCTTCATTGAGATTTATGGTCTGCCGAGCAAGGTCGCTGCTGCTCGCGACGTTCGCTTTGGTAATGCTGTCGAAGTTCCGCAAGGCGAAGTGAAGTAG
- a CDS encoding pyridoxamine 5'-phosphate oxidase family protein: protein MRRADREVTDPNDIRAILDGCDIVRIAYQDEEGLSIVPVNFGYRYDADSDSPSLTLFLHSALHGRKIDAIRAAHNAMDVAFEMECDCEVIEGRTACNWSESFTSIIGTGTASIIEDFAEANTALSLLMAKQAHMPNIQFTERQLATVTAWKVTTTHFTAKNHPKPTPHRHSA, encoded by the coding sequence ATGCGTAGAGCAGACAGGGAAGTCACTGATCCCAATGACATTCGCGCGATCCTTGATGGCTGCGATATTGTTCGCATTGCTTATCAGGACGAAGAAGGGTTAAGCATTGTCCCGGTAAATTTTGGTTACCGCTACGATGCTGACTCAGATTCACCCTCTCTGACATTATTCCTGCACTCTGCTCTCCACGGTCGCAAAATTGATGCGATACGAGCAGCACACAATGCTATGGATGTGGCTTTTGAGATGGAATGTGATTGTGAAGTTATCGAAGGCCGTACTGCGTGTAATTGGAGTGAGTCCTTTACCTCAATTATTGGCACGGGCACAGCAAGCATCATCGAGGACTTTGCCGAAGCAAATACCGCTCTTTCGCTGTTGATGGCAAAGCAAGCGCATATGCCCAATATTCAGTTCACCGAACGTCAACTCGCTACAGTCACGGCTTGGAAGGTCACTACAACCCATTTCACCGCCAAAAATCACCCCAAACCCACCCCACATCGCCACTCTGCATAG
- a CDS encoding HAD-IIA family hydrolase, which yields MSRYIQGTNGPLASNYALSLLDLDGVVYRGKNPVEHAAQAIAASERLGMRASYTTNNPSRFPKTVADQLRGFGITLGDDQIITSAIVAARMLASRFDQGTKVFVVGAEHLRDELRKVGMQVVDNADDHPDVVLQSWHADLTFNELAQAAYAIEGGAEYYVTNRDLTIPREQGIAPGNGALQLAVIAATGKQPVASAGKPESAMYDEARVLFSRTDDIVPVAQSLPVGDRLDTDIEAANRGGYDSLVVLTGVADAQQILTAPEIQRPTFIARDLRGLNAVHPQPVQRADGSWQCGDVVAKVVDNGIQLTSSEDVSVGAISATEEQQYQADGLDALRAVSCAAWEAADSGCDPAQLSIPSDLLTI from the coding sequence ATGAGTCGCTATATTCAAGGGACTAACGGTCCTCTTGCTTCGAATTATGCGTTGTCCCTGTTGGATTTGGATGGGGTTGTATATCGAGGTAAAAACCCCGTTGAGCATGCAGCTCAGGCGATTGCTGCGTCTGAGCGGCTGGGTATGAGGGCTTCATATACTACGAATAACCCTTCCCGTTTCCCCAAAACGGTAGCCGATCAACTCCGTGGTTTCGGCATAACCTTGGGTGATGATCAGATTATCACCTCCGCGATTGTTGCAGCTCGTATGTTGGCTAGCCGTTTTGACCAGGGGACAAAGGTATTCGTCGTTGGTGCAGAACATTTGCGTGATGAGTTGCGCAAGGTTGGTATGCAAGTTGTTGATAATGCGGATGACCATCCAGATGTGGTGTTGCAGTCGTGGCATGCCGATTTGACCTTTAATGAGCTTGCACAAGCTGCATATGCTATTGAAGGCGGAGCCGAGTATTACGTTACGAATCGGGATTTGACCATTCCACGTGAACAGGGCATAGCACCTGGTAACGGTGCTCTGCAACTGGCAGTTATCGCAGCAACGGGCAAGCAGCCGGTTGCATCCGCTGGTAAGCCTGAATCTGCGATGTACGACGAAGCTAGAGTGCTGTTTTCCAGAACGGACGACATCGTTCCAGTAGCTCAATCATTACCAGTTGGTGATCGTTTGGATACTGATATTGAAGCCGCGAATCGCGGTGGATACGATTCACTCGTGGTCTTGACAGGCGTTGCTGATGCGCAACAGATACTTACCGCGCCGGAAATACAACGCCCAACTTTCATAGCGAGAGATTTGCGAGGTCTGAATGCTGTGCATCCTCAGCCAGTACAGCGCGCTGATGGATCGTGGCAATGCGGTGATGTAGTGGCCAAGGTGGTAGATAACGGTATCCAGCTCACCAGTTCAGAAGATGTTTCAGTTGGAGCAATCTCAGCAACAGAGGAACAGCAGTATCAGGCAGACGGTCTGGACGCTCTTCGCGCTGTGAGCTGTGCCGCGTGGGAAGCTGCTGATAGTGGTTGCGACCCTGCTCAACTCAGCATTCCTT